The Stenotrophomonas rhizophila genome has a window encoding:
- the zupT gene encoding zinc transporter ZupT: protein MPEISSENVWVALLVTLAAGLATGLGSLMVLFSRRPNPRLLAFGLAFAGGAMVFVSLTEILTKAIDSFTLAYDARVGYAYATAAFLCGVLLIVLIDHLIPNPHESLDKQDPMFRENNKAYIKRVGLLTAVAITAHNFPEGLATFFATLESPSVGMPLAFAIAIHNIPEGIAIAVPVYFATQNKFYAFGASLLSGLAEPIGAAIGYVLLSGVLNHATFGWVFGLISGVMVFLALDELLPAAKRYAKGHETVYGLVAGMASLAISLVLFKW, encoded by the coding sequence CACGGGCCTGGGCAGCCTGATGGTGTTGTTCTCGCGCCGACCCAATCCCCGCCTGCTGGCCTTCGGCCTAGCCTTCGCCGGCGGTGCGATGGTGTTCGTGTCGCTGACCGAGATCCTGACCAAGGCGATCGATTCGTTCACCCTGGCGTATGACGCGCGCGTGGGCTATGCCTACGCCACGGCGGCGTTCCTGTGCGGGGTGCTGCTGATCGTGCTGATCGATCACCTGATTCCGAACCCGCACGAAAGCCTGGACAAGCAGGACCCGATGTTCCGGGAGAACAACAAGGCCTACATCAAGCGGGTGGGCCTGCTGACGGCGGTGGCGATCACCGCGCACAACTTCCCGGAAGGCCTGGCCACGTTCTTCGCGACGCTGGAAAGCCCCTCGGTGGGCATGCCGCTGGCGTTCGCCATTGCGATCCACAACATCCCCGAGGGCATCGCGATCGCGGTGCCGGTGTATTTCGCCACCCAGAACAAGTTCTATGCGTTCGGCGCCAGCCTGCTGTCGGGCCTGGCCGAGCCGATCGGGGCGGCGATCGGGTACGTGTTGTTGTCCGGGGTGCTCAACCACGCCACGTTCGGCTGGGTGTTCGGGCTGATTTCCGGGGTGATGGTGTTCCTGGCGCTGGATGAGCTGCTGCCAGCGGCCAAGCGATACGCCAAGGGCCATGAAACGGTGTACGGGCTGGTGGCCGGGATGGCCAGCCTGGCCATCAGCCTGGTGTTGTTCAAGTGGTGA
- a CDS encoding RluA family pseudouridine synthase, whose amino-acid sequence MTDTVPSPKAAEGKTSVRLLTVPADRAGQRLDNFLLGQLKGAPRSLVYKLVRSGQVRVNGGRAKAERKLVEGDEVRVPPVRLTEEGDKAGPPAAFMKRLEDAIVYEDERLLALNKPSGVASHGGSGISFGAIETLRALRPGKTLELVHRLDRDTSGLLIVAKKRSALSELQALLREDHGAGIRKRYLTLLVGRMPDGTMTVDAPLHVGLRQGGERHVQVNAIGKESISHFSVLERKGGHSFCEVRIETGRTHQIRVHAQHLGHPVAGDDKYGDPDVNKRLRDQIGLKRLFLHAASLEFSLDAGKTPYLLNAPLAEELTEALTRLG is encoded by the coding sequence ATGACTGATACCGTGCCGTCCCCCAAAGCCGCTGAAGGCAAGACCAGCGTCCGTCTCCTGACTGTCCCGGCCGACCGTGCCGGGCAACGCCTGGACAACTTCCTGCTCGGCCAGCTGAAGGGTGCGCCTCGCAGTCTGGTCTACAAACTCGTGCGCAGCGGCCAGGTCCGTGTGAACGGCGGCCGCGCCAAGGCCGAACGCAAGCTGGTGGAGGGCGACGAAGTGCGCGTGCCACCGGTTCGTCTCACCGAGGAGGGAGACAAGGCCGGCCCGCCGGCGGCGTTCATGAAGCGGCTGGAAGACGCCATCGTCTACGAAGACGAGCGCCTGCTGGCCCTGAACAAGCCCTCCGGCGTGGCCAGCCACGGCGGCAGTGGGATCAGTTTCGGCGCCATCGAGACCCTGCGCGCACTTCGCCCCGGCAAGACCTTGGAGCTGGTGCACCGGCTGGACCGGGACACCTCGGGCCTGCTGATCGTGGCCAAGAAGCGCTCGGCGCTGAGCGAGCTGCAGGCACTGCTGCGGGAAGACCACGGCGCCGGCATCCGCAAGCGCTACCTGACCCTGCTGGTGGGGCGCATGCCCGACGGCACCATGACCGTGGACGCCCCGCTGCACGTGGGCCTGCGCCAGGGGGGCGAGCGCCACGTCCAGGTCAATGCGATCGGCAAGGAATCGATCAGCCACTTCAGCGTGCTGGAGCGCAAGGGCGGCCATTCGTTCTGCGAAGTCCGCATCGAAACCGGCCGTACCCACCAGATCCGCGTGCATGCCCAGCACCTCGGGCACCCGGTGGCCGGTGACGACAAATACGGCGATCCGGACGTCAACAAGCGGCTTCGTGACCAGATCGGCCTGAAACGCCTGTTCCTGCACGCAGCCTCGTTGGAGTTCTCGCTGGACGCCGGCAAGACCCCCTACCTGCTCAACGCGCCATTGGCCGAAGAGCTGACCGAGGCGTTGACCCGGTTGGGGTGA
- the rne gene encoding ribonuclease E, translating into MKRMLINATQAEELRVAIVDGQTLYDIDIEQPSKEQKKSNIYKGRITRLEPSLEAAFVEYGGERHGFLPLKEISRDYFQAGVDHNKAGIRELLREGQEVVVQVDKEERGNKGAALTTFISLAGRYMVLMPNSPTAGGVSRRIEGEDRAALKEALDKLNIPDDMGVIIRTAGVGRDAEELQWDLDYLLQVWKSIAEAALTKPAPFLIYQESRLIVRALRDYLRADVGEILVDTQELYDTAREFMQQVMPQTLRKLKHYTDDIPLFNRFQIESQIEGAYERNVRLPSGGSIVVDQTEALTAIDVNSSRATKGSDIEDTAFQTNLEAAEEVARQLRLRDLGGLVVIDFIDMSSNKHQREVENRLQNALKYDRARVQLGRISRFGLMEMSRQRLRPSLGESSQIVCPRCDGHGRMRSVESLSLSIIRVAEEHAMKENTGQVLVQAPVEIANYLLNEKRSALREIEQRHDAPIVIVADEQLHTPHYEVTRLRENELGEESGKPSYQRGTPRKLPVHALTKAQLNIPVAPAVTNVKHSSPAPVREVAEPVAAAPAPVAPAPVAAPAATGVVGWLKRIFGGEPAPAAAPQTNARPAQDGNRNGRNKDRNGKDRNGRRDERGERGQGQGQQGQARGKDRRDDRGERAGKGERRDDRRQDVAAQASAPAAGQAQQGKPRNEQQQPKAPRNEQQQPKLNQNQKQKPPRQQNEGDKPARQPQADAAKPVQTGVTAADAALVAAAVTVADAATPATTAPTAAPVSNNALADENQVTAVAVDGEANEHGEAPGTGDDASGEGASRRRRGRRGGRRRRRGNGEQAAGSDGLNDDGGLDDDADGDEQDGDQDGDTTAPTARPAARSTGSNPEFDFDDDGAAPAAPAAPVQAPRPAPVAAVAAAAPLAVVSSPVVTAGHSEAAPAPKAEPVAERTPSYTDRVPFVESPMPASAPVAKAPEAEKPVVAEAPKAVEAPVAPVAPVVTEAPKAVEAPAVTEAPKAVEAPVAAEAPKAVEAPVVTEAPKAVEAPVVTEAPKAIETPVVTPDPVTPAPTAPVAVETPKAAEASTSAPVVEHKGPTEVGRPVQTSMLDAVDAVPAAPAAPAPVARAESAAVAPAVQNGQLFGSAASDAAPTDAAAQAAHAEAREDIPTDVAKADDADKQDPEKTDKA; encoded by the coding sequence ATGAAGCGAATGCTGATCAACGCCACGCAGGCTGAAGAGCTGCGGGTAGCCATCGTGGATGGCCAGACGCTGTACGACATCGACATCGAACAGCCGTCCAAGGAACAGAAGAAGTCGAACATCTACAAGGGCCGCATCACGCGCCTTGAGCCGTCGCTGGAAGCGGCCTTCGTGGAATACGGTGGCGAACGCCACGGCTTCCTGCCGCTGAAGGAAATCTCCCGCGATTACTTCCAGGCCGGGGTCGACCACAACAAGGCCGGCATCCGCGAACTGCTGCGTGAAGGCCAGGAAGTGGTGGTCCAGGTCGACAAGGAAGAGCGTGGCAACAAGGGCGCCGCCCTGACCACGTTCATCTCCCTGGCCGGCCGCTACATGGTGCTGATGCCGAACTCGCCCACCGCCGGTGGCGTGTCGCGTCGCATCGAGGGCGAAGACCGCGCCGCGCTGAAGGAAGCGCTGGACAAGCTGAACATCCCCGACGACATGGGCGTGATCATCCGCACCGCCGGCGTCGGCCGCGATGCCGAAGAGCTGCAGTGGGACCTGGACTACCTGCTGCAGGTCTGGAAGTCGATCGCCGAAGCGGCGCTGACCAAGCCGGCCCCGTTCCTGATCTACCAGGAATCGCGCCTGATCGTGCGCGCCCTGCGCGACTACCTGCGCGCCGACGTGGGCGAGATCCTGGTCGACACCCAGGAGCTGTACGACACCGCCCGCGAATTCATGCAGCAGGTGATGCCGCAGACCCTGCGCAAGCTCAAGCACTACACCGACGACATTCCGCTGTTCAACCGCTTCCAGATCGAATCGCAGATCGAAGGCGCCTATGAACGCAACGTGCGCCTGCCCTCGGGCGGCTCGATCGTGGTCGACCAGACCGAAGCGCTGACCGCCATCGACGTGAACTCCTCGCGCGCCACCAAGGGCAGTGACATCGAGGACACCGCGTTCCAGACCAACCTGGAAGCGGCCGAGGAAGTGGCCCGCCAGCTGCGCCTGCGCGATCTGGGCGGCCTGGTGGTGATCGACTTCATCGACATGTCCTCCAACAAGCACCAGCGTGAGGTCGAGAACCGCCTGCAGAACGCGCTCAAGTACGACCGTGCGCGCGTGCAGCTGGGCCGCATTTCGCGCTTCGGCCTGATGGAAATGAGCCGCCAGCGCCTGCGCCCGAGCCTGGGCGAATCCAGCCAGATCGTCTGCCCGCGTTGCGACGGCCATGGCCGCATGCGCTCGGTGGAATCGCTGTCGCTGTCGATCATCCGCGTCGCCGAAGAGCATGCGATGAAGGAAAACACCGGGCAGGTGCTGGTCCAGGCCCCGGTGGAGATCGCCAACTACCTGCTCAACGAAAAGCGCAGCGCCCTGCGCGAGATCGAACAGCGCCATGACGCGCCGATCGTGATCGTGGCCGACGAGCAGCTGCACACGCCGCATTACGAAGTGACCCGCCTGCGTGAAAACGAGCTGGGCGAAGAAAGCGGCAAGCCGAGCTACCAGCGTGGCACCCCGCGCAAGCTGCCGGTGCATGCCCTGACCAAGGCGCAGCTGAACATCCCGGTTGCCCCGGCGGTCACCAACGTCAAGCACAGCTCCCCGGCGCCGGTCCGCGAGGTTGCCGAGCCGGTGGCTGCTGCCCCGGCCCCGGTCGCCCCGGCCCCGGTCGCTGCACCGGCCGCCACCGGCGTGGTCGGCTGGCTCAAGCGCATCTTTGGTGGCGAACCGGCGCCGGCCGCCGCCCCGCAGACCAACGCGCGCCCGGCCCAGGACGGCAACCGCAACGGCCGTAACAAGGACCGCAACGGCAAGGACCGCAACGGCCGCCGCGATGAGCGTGGCGAACGTGGCCAGGGTCAGGGCCAGCAGGGCCAGGCCCGTGGCAAGGACCGTCGCGACGACCGTGGCGAACGCGCCGGCAAGGGCGAGCGCCGCGATGACCGCCGCCAGGACGTGGCCGCACAGGCGTCCGCACCGGCCGCCGGCCAGGCCCAGCAGGGCAAGCCGCGCAACGAGCAGCAGCAGCCCAAGGCTCCGCGCAATGAGCAGCAGCAGCCGAAGCTGAACCAGAACCAGAAGCAGAAGCCGCCGCGCCAGCAGAACGAGGGCGACAAGCCCGCGCGTCAGCCGCAGGCCGATGCCGCCAAGCCGGTGCAGACCGGCGTGACCGCTGCCGATGCCGCGCTGGTTGCAGCCGCGGTAACCGTGGCCGATGCCGCCACCCCGGCGACCACGGCGCCGACCGCGGCCCCGGTGTCGAACAACGCATTGGCCGATGAGAACCAGGTGACCGCCGTTGCGGTGGATGGCGAAGCCAACGAGCACGGCGAAGCGCCGGGCACCGGCGATGATGCCAGTGGCGAGGGCGCCTCGCGCCGTCGTCGTGGCCGTCGCGGTGGCCGCCGCCGTCGTCGTGGCAATGGCGAGCAGGCTGCAGGCAGCGATGGCCTGAACGATGACGGCGGTCTGGATGACGACGCCGACGGTGACGAGCAGGACGGCGACCAGGACGGTGACACCACCGCCCCGACTGCCCGCCCCGCCGCCCGCAGCACCGGATCGAACCCGGAGTTCGACTTCGATGACGACGGCGCCGCCCCCGCTGCTCCGGCCGCACCGGTCCAGGCCCCGCGCCCGGCCCCGGTGGCTGCCGTGGCCGCCGCCGCGCCGCTGGCCGTGGTCAGCAGCCCGGTGGTGACCGCCGGTCACAGCGAGGCCGCCCCGGCCCCGAAGGCCGAGCCGGTGGCAGAGCGCACCCCGTCCTACACCGACCGCGTGCCGTTCGTGGAATCGCCGATGCCGGCCTCCGCACCGGTCGCCAAGGCGCCGGAGGCTGAGAAGCCGGTGGTGGCGGAAGCACCGAAGGCGGTTGAAGCCCCGGTCGCCCCGGTCGCCCCGGTCGTGACCGAAGCGCCGAAGGCTGTTGAAGCCCCGGCTGTGACCGAAGCGCCGAAAGCGGTAGAAGCGCCGGTCGCAGCTGAAGCGCCGAAGGCTGTCGAAGCTCCGGTCGTGACCGAAGCGCCGAAGGCAGTTGAAGCCCCGGTCGTGACCGAAGCGCCTAAGGCGATTGAAACGCCCGTCGTGACGCCGGACCCGGTGACCCCGGCCCCGACCGCACCCGTCGCCGTCGAGACCCCGAAGGCCGCCGAAGCCAGCACCAGCGCGCCGGTTGTAGAGCACAAGGGCCCGACCGAAGTCGGTCGTCCGGTGCAGACCAGCATGCTGGACGCAGTGGACGCCGTTCCGGCCGCGCCGGCTGCCCCGGCACCGGTGGCACGCGCGGAATCGGCCGCCGTTGCACCGGCGGTGCAGAACGGCCAGCTGTTCGGCAGCGCCGCCAGCGACGCCGCACCGACCGACGCCGCCGCCCAGGCCGCGCACGCCGAAGCCCGCGAAGACATCCCGACCGATGTCGCCAAGGCCGACGATGCCGACAAGCAGGACCCGGAAAAGACCGACAAGGCCTGA
- a CDS encoding endonuclease/exonuclease/phosphatase family protein, with product MLGVLLAVALAALPARAAEPVEQGMSLVTFNLHHDREDWPQRRKVILRELQALQPDAIALQEVIQKPHVRNQAAWLARRLGYDYQFVSTDPPGRLKRYGNALLTRRPVLARGERLLAPLTDYRTVAHLRIDVEGQPVNIYATHLNERSDERGSRIRAEQVADLLTFIATTSGDAPVVIAGDFNALVDASDLSALRQRYGDSYGSVHVNNELAQISTLNRHYYDAPSRIDHIFFQQDKLLAREARLLFDQPYAEGRWASDHYGVWTRLQFAP from the coding sequence ATGCTTGGCGTGCTGCTGGCCGTTGCGCTGGCGGCATTGCCGGCGCGGGCGGCCGAGCCGGTGGAGCAGGGCATGAGCCTGGTGACCTTCAACCTGCACCACGACCGGGAAGACTGGCCGCAGCGGCGCAAGGTGATCCTGCGCGAGCTGCAGGCGCTGCAGCCCGATGCGATCGCGCTGCAGGAGGTGATCCAGAAGCCGCATGTGCGCAACCAGGCCGCCTGGCTGGCGCGCAGGCTCGGCTATGACTATCAGTTCGTGTCCACCGATCCGCCGGGGCGATTGAAGCGCTACGGCAATGCGCTGCTGACCCGGCGCCCGGTGCTGGCGCGCGGTGAACGGTTGTTGGCCCCGCTGACCGACTACCGCACCGTGGCGCACCTGCGTATCGATGTGGAGGGGCAGCCAGTGAATATCTATGCCACCCATCTCAACGAACGTTCGGATGAGCGCGGCAGTCGCATCCGTGCCGAGCAGGTGGCCGACCTGTTGACGTTCATCGCGACGACATCGGGCGATGCGCCGGTGGTGATCGCGGGGGATTTCAATGCGCTGGTGGATGCGAGTGATCTGAGTGCGCTGCGCCAGCGCTATGGCGACAGCTATGGCAGCGTGCACGTGAACAACGAACTGGCGCAGATCAGTACGTTGAACCGGCATTACTACGATGCGCCCTCGCGCATCGACCACATCTTTTTCCAGCAGGACAAGCTGCTGGCCCGCGAAGCGCGGCTGCTGTTCGACCAGCCCTACGCCGAAGGGCGCTGGGCGTCGGACCATTACGGGGTGTGGACCCGCCTGCAGTTCGCACCCTGA
- a CDS encoding discoidin domain-containing protein, with product MAAPAAPPAVPAAPKVLDSFDDMSPWKLVVSDQVSGSLRSVAGANGGRALCVDYDFHEVSGYVAIRRELPITWPDNYQVGFQLRGDSPGNDLQFKLIDASGDNVWWVNRPGYAFPKTWTPVQYRQRQIEKAWGPDPDKTLRKSAAVEFTIYSKVGGRGTVCFDRLTLQALPPADTSALAPSVIADTATALQSRIADGKPDTVWISGGVPDQTISLDLHNVREFGGAVIQWVPGLEATRYVVRASADGRDWRTLREITAGGGGERDWLALPDTEARYLRFDLQHGSSWRYGIRDIAIKPLDFAATPNEFVESVGADLTRGFVPRGFSGEQPYWTLLGLDGGREQALIGEDGALEVAKASFSVEPFVVVDKKVLSWADVEAKQSLQDDYLPIASVDWAHPKAALKVTGFVQGSTDKAQLVGRYTLHNPDKVAHDYTLALAVRPWQVNPPRQFLNTVGGVSRIDTLEFEPGQVEVNGKPRVYPVQAPDAAFASPFDGKLEVTHLATGNLPTATEVRDATGLASGALLYRWRLEPGQSREVAIVLPQTGAWTTPKDFDANKAQQQVASMWRTKLDQVALQVPAAGKPLADTLRTALAHMLISRIGPSLQPGTRSYSRSWIRDGAMISEGLLRMGRSDAVREYVNWYAPYQFDNGKVPCCVDPRGADPVPENDSHGELIFNIAEYWRYTGDSTFLELMWPHVQGAYQYMEQLRLSERTEENRARNPAFFGMMPVSISHEGYSAKPMHSYWDNFWALRGYKDAAIIASTLGKMEAMQIAESRDQFRDDLQASLLAATALHKIDFLPGSAELGDFDATSTTIALAPGGEQGRLPQPYLDNTFERYWKQFEERRDGKREWKDYTPYEWRNVAAFVRLGWRDRAWQATEFFFKDRAPQAWNQWAEVVSHTPRKPFFVGDLPHAWVASDFVRSALDMFAYNRDVDDSLVLAAGVPSRWLDGAGVGVKGLRTPNGQLSYTLARSDRQLTLQIASGLLVPQGGVILPWPFSGEPGDTTINGEPAQWLNGELRITQVPAKVEVQIPASVRRAERKAP from the coding sequence ATGGCGGCACCTGCCGCGCCCCCGGCAGTGCCGGCGGCGCCCAAGGTCCTGGACAGCTTCGACGACATGTCGCCCTGGAAGCTGGTGGTGTCCGACCAGGTCAGCGGCTCGCTGCGCAGCGTGGCCGGCGCCAACGGCGGCCGCGCGCTGTGCGTGGACTACGACTTCCACGAAGTCTCCGGCTACGTGGCGATCCGCCGCGAGCTGCCCATCACCTGGCCGGACAACTACCAGGTCGGCTTCCAGCTCCGCGGCGATTCGCCCGGCAATGACCTGCAGTTCAAGCTGATCGATGCCAGCGGCGACAACGTGTGGTGGGTCAACCGCCCCGGCTACGCCTTCCCCAAGACCTGGACGCCGGTGCAGTACCGCCAGCGCCAGATCGAGAAGGCCTGGGGCCCGGACCCGGACAAGACCCTGCGTAAAAGCGCGGCAGTAGAGTTCACCATTTACAGCAAGGTCGGCGGGCGCGGCACGGTCTGCTTCGACCGGCTCACCCTGCAGGCGCTGCCGCCGGCCGATACCTCGGCGCTGGCGCCGTCGGTGATCGCCGATACCGCCACCGCGCTGCAGAGCCGTATTGCCGATGGCAAGCCGGACACGGTGTGGATCAGCGGTGGCGTGCCCGACCAGACCATCAGCCTGGACCTGCACAACGTGCGCGAGTTTGGCGGTGCGGTGATCCAGTGGGTGCCCGGCCTGGAAGCTACCCGCTACGTGGTGCGTGCCTCCGCCGATGGCCGGGACTGGCGCACCCTGCGCGAGATCACCGCCGGCGGTGGCGGCGAGCGCGACTGGCTGGCACTGCCCGATACCGAGGCGCGCTACCTGCGCTTCGACCTGCAGCACGGCAGCAGTTGGCGGTACGGCATCCGCGATATCGCGATCAAGCCACTGGATTTCGCTGCTACTCCGAACGAATTCGTTGAATCGGTCGGCGCCGACCTGACCCGTGGCTTCGTGCCGCGCGGCTTCAGCGGTGAACAACCGTATTGGACCCTGCTCGGGCTGGACGGCGGCCGCGAACAGGCGCTGATCGGCGAAGACGGTGCACTGGAAGTGGCCAAGGCCAGCTTCAGCGTGGAGCCGTTCGTGGTGGTCGACAAGAAGGTGCTGAGCTGGGCCGATGTCGAGGCAAAGCAGTCGCTGCAGGACGATTACCTGCCCATTGCCAGCGTCGACTGGGCCCACCCCAAGGCCGCCTTGAAGGTGACCGGCTTCGTGCAGGGCAGTACGGACAAGGCGCAGCTGGTAGGCCGCTACACGCTGCACAACCCGGACAAGGTGGCGCACGACTACACCCTGGCCCTGGCCGTGCGGCCGTGGCAGGTGAATCCGCCGCGGCAGTTCCTCAATACCGTGGGCGGCGTGAGCCGGATCGACACGCTGGAGTTCGAGCCGGGCCAGGTCGAGGTCAACGGCAAGCCGCGCGTGTACCCGGTGCAGGCGCCGGACGCGGCCTTCGCCAGCCCGTTCGACGGCAAGCTGGAGGTTACCCACCTGGCCACTGGCAATCTGCCCACCGCCACCGAAGTGCGCGATGCCACCGGGCTGGCCTCGGGCGCGCTGCTGTACCGCTGGCGGCTGGAGCCGGGGCAGAGCAGGGAGGTGGCCATCGTGCTGCCGCAGACCGGCGCGTGGACCACCCCGAAGGACTTCGACGCCAACAAGGCCCAGCAGCAGGTGGCCTCGATGTGGCGCACCAAGCTGGACCAGGTGGCGCTGCAGGTGCCAGCGGCGGGCAAGCCGCTGGCCGATACGCTGCGCACCGCACTGGCGCACATGCTCATCTCCCGGATCGGGCCAAGCCTGCAGCCGGGCACGCGCTCGTACTCGCGCAGCTGGATCCGCGATGGCGCGATGATTTCCGAAGGCCTGCTGCGCATGGGCCGCAGCGATGCGGTGCGGGAGTACGTGAACTGGTACGCGCCGTACCAGTTCGACAACGGCAAGGTGCCGTGCTGCGTCGACCCGCGCGGCGCCGACCCGGTGCCGGAAAACGACAGCCACGGCGAACTGATCTTCAACATCGCCGAGTACTGGCGCTACACCGGCGACAGCACCTTCCTGGAACTGATGTGGCCGCACGTGCAGGGCGCCTACCAGTACATGGAACAGCTGCGCCTGAGCGAACGCACCGAGGAAAACCGCGCGCGCAACCCGGCCTTCTTCGGGATGATGCCGGTGTCGATCAGCCACGAAGGCTATTCGGCCAAGCCCATGCATTCGTACTGGGACAACTTCTGGGCGCTGCGCGGTTACAAGGATGCGGCGATCATCGCCTCCACCCTGGGCAAGATGGAGGCGATGCAGATCGCCGAGTCGCGCGACCAGTTCCGTGACGACCTGCAGGCCTCGCTGCTGGCGGCCACGGCCCTGCACAAGATCGATTTCCTGCCCGGTTCGGCCGAGCTCGGCGATTTCGACGCGACCTCCACCACCATCGCGCTGGCCCCGGGCGGCGAACAGGGCCGCCTGCCGCAGCCGTACCTGGACAACACCTTCGAGCGCTACTGGAAGCAGTTCGAGGAACGCCGCGACGGCAAGCGCGAATGGAAGGACTACACCCCGTACGAGTGGCGCAACGTGGCCGCGTTCGTGCGCCTGGGCTGGCGCGACCGCGCCTGGCAGGCCACCGAGTTCTTCTTCAAGGACCGTGCGCCGCAGGCCTGGAACCAGTGGGCCGAAGTGGTCTCGCACACGCCGCGCAAGCCGTTCTTCGTCGGCGACCTGCCGCATGCGTGGGTGGCGTCGGACTTCGTGCGCTCGGCGCTGGACATGTTCGCCTACAACCGCGACGTGGACGACAGCCTGGTGCTGGCCGCCGGCGTGCCCAGCCGCTGGCTGGACGGCGCCGGGGTCGGGGTGAAGGGGCTGCGCACGCCGAATGGACAGCTGAGCTACACACTGGCCCGCAGCGACCGGCAGCTCACGCTGCAGATCGCGTCCGGGCTGCTGGTGCCGCAGGGCGGGGTGATCCTGCCGTGGCCGTTCAGTGGCGAACCGGGGGATACCACCATCAACGGCGAGCCGGCGCAGTGGCTCAACGGCGAGCTGCGCATCACCCAGGTACCGGCCAAGGTGGAAGTGCAGATACCGGCCTCGGTGCGGCGCGCCGAACGCAAGGCACCGTGA
- a CDS encoding carbohydrate ABC transporter permease has protein sequence MSREIGQSRWHAWWVNGGLLVLAAVSLAPLLWMLSVSFMPTGEAAHFPPPLLPSSVTTNNYHELFARTGMANNFVNSLFVSLAITLGSLLLNTMAGYAFAKLRFVGRERIFQVLLAALVIPAQVAMLPLFLLMKQLGLVNSFGGVIVPALASVFGIFLVRQYARSIPDELLEAARIDGAGELRIFFQIVLPMLKPVLVTLSIFTFMGAWNDFMWPLIVLTDQEHYTLPVALATLSREHIMDVEMMMAGAVVTVVPVLALFLVLQRYYIQGLLLGSVKG, from the coding sequence ATGAGTCGTGAGATTGGCCAGTCGCGCTGGCATGCGTGGTGGGTGAACGGCGGGTTGCTGGTGCTGGCCGCGGTCAGCCTGGCGCCGCTGCTGTGGATGCTGTCGGTGTCGTTCATGCCGACCGGCGAAGCGGCGCATTTCCCGCCGCCGCTGCTGCCCTCGTCGGTGACCACCAACAACTACCACGAGCTGTTCGCCCGCACCGGCATGGCCAACAACTTCGTCAACAGCCTGTTCGTCTCGCTGGCGATCACGCTGGGCTCGCTGCTGCTCAACACCATGGCCGGGTATGCGTTCGCCAAGCTGCGCTTCGTCGGCCGCGAGCGGATCTTCCAGGTGCTGCTGGCCGCGCTGGTGATCCCGGCGCAGGTGGCCATGCTGCCGCTGTTCCTGCTGATGAAACAGCTGGGCCTGGTCAACAGCTTCGGCGGGGTGATCGTGCCGGCGCTGGCCAGCGTGTTCGGCATCTTCCTGGTGCGCCAGTACGCGCGGTCGATTCCCGATGAGCTGCTGGAAGCGGCGCGGATCGACGGGGCAGGGGAGCTGCGCATCTTCTTCCAGATCGTGCTGCCGATGCTCAAGCCGGTGCTGGTGACCCTGTCGATCTTCACCTTCATGGGCGCCTGGAACGATTTCATGTGGCCGCTGATCGTGTTGACCGACCAGGAGCACTACACTTTGCCGGTTGCCCTGGCCACGTTGTCGCGCGAACACATCATGGACGTTGAAATGATGATGGCCGGCGCGGTGGTCACGGTGGTTCCGGTGCTGGCACTGTTCCTGGTGCTGCAGCGCTACTACATCCAAGGTCTGCTGCTGGGGAGTGTGAAAGGGTGA
- a CDS encoding carbohydrate ABC transporter permease gives MKQRSLAGWIFAGPSLLVIGVFFGLPVFSALALSITDFDLYALADGGNLRFVGLGNYIDLLQTPMFWKSLWNTTYFVVVGVPMSIGVSLGAAMLLNAPAARFKALFRTALFAPVVTTLVAVAVIWRYLFHTSYGLVNYGLGHLGISPIDWLGDPNWAMPTIMLFAVWKNFGYNMVIFLAGLQAIPHDLYEAARIDGASRWKQFLHITLPMLGPVLLVVGVITVSGYFQLFAEPYVMTRGDPLQSTVSVLYFMFEEGFKWWNLGRASAVAFLLFLIILAVTSLMLRFGRKRQLV, from the coding sequence ATGAAGCAGCGCTCGCTTGCCGGCTGGATCTTCGCCGGCCCCTCGCTGCTGGTGATCGGGGTGTTCTTCGGCCTGCCGGTGTTCTCGGCGCTGGCGCTGAGCATCACCGACTTCGACCTGTACGCGCTCGCCGATGGCGGCAACCTGCGCTTCGTGGGCCTGGGCAACTACATCGACCTGCTGCAGACCCCGATGTTCTGGAAGTCGCTATGGAACACCACGTATTTCGTGGTGGTCGGCGTGCCGATGTCCATCGGCGTGTCGCTCGGCGCGGCGATGCTGCTCAACGCCCCGGCCGCGCGCTTCAAGGCGCTGTTCCGCACCGCGCTGTTCGCCCCGGTGGTAACCACGCTGGTGGCGGTGGCGGTGATCTGGCGCTACCTGTTCCATACCAGCTACGGGCTGGTGAACTACGGCCTTGGCCATCTGGGGATCAGCCCGATCGACTGGCTGGGCGACCCGAACTGGGCCATGCCCACCATCATGCTGTTCGCGGTGTGGAAGAACTTCGGCTACAACATGGTGATCTTCCTGGCCGGCCTGCAGGCGATCCCGCATGACCTGTACGAGGCCGCGCGGATCGATGGCGCCTCGCGCTGGAAGCAGTTCCTGCACATCACCCTGCCGATGCTCGGCCCGGTGCTGCTGGTGGTGGGCGTGATCACCGTGTCCGGCTACTTCCAGCTGTTCGCCGAACCCTACGTGATGACCCGCGGCGACCCGCTGCAGAGCACCGTGAGCGTGCTGTACTTCATGTTCGAGGAAGGCTTCAAGTGGTGGAACCTGGGCCGTGCGTCGGCCGTGGCGTTCCTGCTGTTCCTGATCATCCTGGCGGTAACCAGCCTGATGCTGCGTTTCGGCCGCAAGAGGCAGTTGGTATGA